The following proteins are encoded in a genomic region of Ictalurus punctatus breed USDA103 chromosome 15, Coco_2.0, whole genome shotgun sequence:
- the zbtb48 gene encoding telomere zinc finger-associated protein, giving the protein MERRTGEGTHAQWVLSELNHQRGLGKFCDVMLNTQSGQMFLAHRSILACFSQMFKDLHSSTSYTQINLPQDCPVDGLELLLHFFYTGELQLNSDNEAKVRRAANGLSVPNRFIPAQGSVCSEDVEGKPPFPSLTEDTKPDLTAIPQSASQQEAKSNGETSARPEAAVAELDESPSTSSATVTRSGRRVRGPSRLSRENAVPVDPKPSAKRKRAAALEAKDEDIILTDGEQTSYQMPIEAEDGPGDNLNDAADEDDEDSVGIFTEDTDEEYMPRDSPVTSHKGPQSKRKPKGSSGGKENGGGSSKDTHKGSVQCPTCHKTFLSKYYLKVHNRRHTGEKPFKCGKCGKCYYRKENLQEHEARNCLSRTDMMFFCSTCPMSFKRRQELRMHTVTHTGEMPNKCTSCSEQFMQKKELRNHMIKVHGAPKPHACRLCPKCFLSSTELRLHEAAKHRGEKLFVCEECGHRASSRNGLQMHIKAIHRKERPFVCEICNHAFTQKVNLNMHRRTHTGEKPYQCHLCGKTFRTQASLDKHNRTHTGERPYSCEFCEQRFTEKGPLQRHVASRHQEGQPHTCQICNKSFKAIEQLRVHVRRHKGMRNFECTECGYKFTRQAHLRRHLQIHNRVENYNPRQRKLRNLIVVEAPAAGQDQADEAESVAQPDSGSMKDAEQESFGMDDVMEVLVTDTFPIQSDMVVELQGDGKA; this is encoded by the exons ATGGAGAGACGCACAGGAGAGGGTACTCACGCTCAGTGGGTGCTGTCTGAGCTCAACCACCAGAGGGGGCTTGGAAAGTTCTGCGACGTGATGCTCAACACTCAAAGCGGTCAGATGTTCCTGGCCCACCGCAGCATCCTCGCTTGCTTCAGCCAAATGTTCAAGGACTTGCATTCCTCCACATCGTATACACAGATCAACCTTCCACAAGACTGTCCTGTCGATGGCCTCGAGCTGCTGCTGCATTTCTTCTACACTGGCGAACTCCAGCTAAACAGCGATAACGAGGCGAAGGTTCGACGTGCTGCGAACGGCCTGTCTGTTCCCAATAGGTTCATTCCTGCACAGGGTTCAGTCTGCAGTGAAGACGTCGAAGGGAAGCCCCCTTTCCCCTCGTTGACCGAGGACACCAAACCTGACTTGACTGCGATACCACAATCAGCATCTCAACAGGAGGCGAAAAGCAATGGAGAAACCTCAGCGAGGCCAGAAGCAGCAGTTGCGGAGCTTGATGAGTCTCCCAGCACCAGCTCAGCCACGGTGACTCGCTCTGGCAGGAGGGTGAGGGGTCCAAGCAGGCTTTCCAGAGAGAATGCTGTTCCTGTAGACCCAAAACCAAgtgcaaagagaaaaagagctGCAGCTCTCGAGGCCAAGGATGAGGACATCATCCTTACTGATGGAGAACAGACCAGTTACCAAATGCCAATTGAGGCTGAA GACGGACCTGGTGATAATCTGAACGATGCTGCCGATGAAGACGATGAGGACAGCGTGGGGATTTTTACCGAGGACACGGACGAAGAGTACATGCCTCGCGATTCGCCCGTCACATCTCATAAAGGTCCACAAAGTAAGCGTAAACCGAAAGGAAGTTCCGGCGGTAAAGAAAACGGAGGCGGCTCTTCGAAAGATACACACAAGGGTTCTGTTCAGTGTCCTACGTGTCACAAAACATTCCTCAGCAAATACTACCTGAAAGTGCACAACAGGCGGCACACGGGGGAGAAGCCGTTCAAGTGTGGAAAATGCGGGaaatgctattataggaaagaGAATTTGCAGGAGCACGAGGCCAGGAACTGCCTCAGCAGGACTGATATG ATGTTTTTCTGTTCCACATGTCCGATGAGCTTTAAGAGGAGACAGGAGCTGCGTAtgcacacagtcacacacacggGCGAGATGCCCAATAAG TGCACTTCATGCTCGGAGCAGTTCATGCAGAAGAAAGAGCTCCGAAACCATATGATCAAAGTGCATGGAGCTCCTAAACCACATGCA TGCCGTCTGTGTCCCAAATGCTTCCTGTCGAGTACCGAGCTGCGCCTCCACGAAGCCGCCAAGCACCGGGGGGAGAAGCTGTTTGTGTGCGAGGAGTGCGGCCATCGAGCGTCCAGCCGCAACGGCCTACAGATGCACATCAAAGCCATTCACAG GAAGGAGCGTCCGTTCGTGTGCGAGATCTGCAATCATGCCTTTACTCAGAAGGTCAATCTGAACATGCACCGACGCACACACAcgggagagaaaccgtatcagtGCCACCTCTGCGGCAAGACCTTTCGCACTCAGG cgaGCCTGGACAAGCATAATCGAACACACACGGGTGAGCGGCCATACAGCTGCGAGTTCTGCGAGCAACGGTTCACTGAGAAAGGACCACTGCAGCGCCACGTAGCCAGCAGACACCAAGAGGGACAGCCACACACCTGCCAAATCTGCAACAAGTCCTTCAAAG CTATCGAGCAGCTTCGCGTACACGTGCGGAGACACAAAGGCATGAGGAATTTCGAGTGCACCGAGTGTGGCTACAAGTTCAccagacag GCTCACTTGCGGCGGCACTTGCAGATCCACAACCGTGTGGAGAACTACAACCCACGCCAGAGGAAACTGCGCAACCTCATAGTGGTGGAAGCTCCTGCAGCAGGACAGGACCAGGCAGACGAAGCAGAAAGCGTGGCGCAGCCAGACTCTGGCAGCATGAAGGATGCCGAGCAGGAAAGCTTCGGCATGGATGACGTGATGGAGGTGCTGGTGACGGACACGTTTCCCATTCAGTCAGATATGGTGGTGGAGCTGCAGGGTGACGGGAAAGCTTGA